One window of Triticum dicoccoides isolate Atlit2015 ecotype Zavitan chromosome 5A, WEW_v2.0, whole genome shotgun sequence genomic DNA carries:
- the LOC119299963 gene encoding probable 1-acylglycerol-3-phosphate O-acyltransferase has translation MANAEDAPTAVAGSCRWPSALRWIPTSADRIVAAEKRLLSLVKTGYVQEKVNIGFAPTGSKARWFRSSEEPRFINTVTFGSNKENAPTLVMVHGYGASHGLFFRNYDALASHFRVIAIDQLGWGGSSRPDFICKSTEETDAWFLDSFEEWRKAKNLNNFILLGHSLGGYVAAKYALQHPEHVQHLILVGPAGFSPEADDSAERLAKFRGTWKGMLVNHLWESNFTPSKILRGLGPWGPYFVRRYTTTRFGSYSNGELLTKHESILLTDYIYHTLVAKASGELCLNYTFSLGAFARKPLLQRAVSS, from the exons ATGGCGAACGCGGAGGATGCGCCCACGGCCGTGGCGGGTTCTTGCAGGTGGCCGTCCGCGCTGCGCTGGATCCCCACCTCCGCCGACCGCATCGTCGCCGCCGAGAAGCGCCTCCTCTCCCTAGTCAA AACTGGGTATGTCCAAGAGAAAGTTAACATTGGCTTTGCTCCAACCGGGTCAAAAGCAAGATGGTTTAGATCAAGTGAAGAGCCAAGGTTCATCAACACGGTGACATTTGGTAGCAACAAGGAGAATGCTCCCACCCTTGTCATGGTCCATGGTTATGGTGCTTCACATGGGCTCTTCTTTCGAAACTACGATGCCCTCGCAAGCCATTTCCGGGTCATTGCCATTGATCAGCTTGG TTGGGGTGGATCAAGCAGACCTGACTTCATCTGTAAAAGTACCGAAG AAACGGATGCTTGGTTCCTAGATTCTTTTGAAGAATGGCGCAAAGCAAAGAACCTCAACAATTTTATATTGCTTGGACATTCTTTGGGAGGATATGTTGCTGCTAAGTATGCCTTACAG CACCCTGAGCACGTGCAACACTTGATTTTGGTTGGTCCCGCTGGCTTTTCACCAGAAGCAGATGATAGCGCTGAGCGATTAGCCAAGTTTAGAGGAACATGGAAAGGCATGCTAGTGAACCATCTTTGGGAGTCCAATTTTACTCCTTCGAAAATTTTGAG AGGATTGGGTCCTTGGGGCCCATATTTTGTTCGAAGATATACCACAACTAGGTTTGGATCATATTCAAATGGTGAATTACTAACAAAACATGAATCTATCTTGCTGACAG attatattTACCACACTTTAGTTGCCAAAGCCAGTGGAGAGTTGTGCTTAAATTATACTTTTTCTTTGGGGGCATTTGCAAGAAAACCTCTTTTGCAAAG AGCTGTCAGTTCTTAG
- the LOC119299964 gene encoding B-box zinc finger protein 32-like, translated as MCAGDGTRERCACALCGAAADVHCEADAAFLCAPCDAQVHGANFLASRHRRTRVSPTPKGVGVMSRTATTSSSCVSTADSATTAALHGRKTTPPPARRRAARGEAVLDGWARRMGLEAGAAHRCATAASRAIRAQVAAAMPHVPLRVAMAAALWSEVAAHGVHEPGEALRRLEACAHVPARLLVEVAPLSTMGNARGKKRTAAVDAAEDGWGECSIVSPHKTPSSPRHELLLFV; from the coding sequence ATGTGTGCCGGCGACGGCACCAGGGAGCGCTGCGCATGCGCGCTgtgcggcgcggcggcggacgtgcACTGCGAGGCGGACGCGGCGTTCCTCTGCGCGCCGTGTGACGCCCAGGTGCACGGCGCCAACTTCCTCGCGTCCCGTCACCGCCGCACGCGCGTCTCGCCGACGCCTAAGGGCGTGGGCGTCATGTCCAGGACTGCTACGACGTCGAGCTCCTGCGTCTCCACGGCTGACTCCGCGACGACGGCGGCGCTGCACGGCAGGAAGACGACGCCGCCGCCGGCTAGGAGGCGCGCCGCGCGGGGCGAGGCGGTGCTTGACGGCTGGGCCAGGCGGATGGGCCTCGAGGCGGGGGCGGCGCACCGCTGTGCAACCGCTGCCAGCCGCGCGATCCGGGCCCAGGTAGCCGCGGCCATGCCACACGTGCCGCTGCGTGTCGCGATGGCTGCGGCGCTGTGGTCGGAGGTGGCGGCTCATGGCGTCCACGAGCCCGGCGAAGCGCTCCGGCGCCTGGAGGCCTGCGCGCACGTGCCGGCGAGGCTCCTCGTGGAGGTGGCTCCGCTGTCGACGATGGGGAACGCGCGCGGGAAGAAGAGGACGGCCGCAGTGGACGCCGCCGAGGACGGCTGGGGCGAGTGCTCGATCGTGAGCCCACACAAAACACCATCTTCTCCAAGACACGAGCTTCTCTTGTTCGTTTAG